ATATAAGCTGTTGCACAAACAGCAGTGCAATACTTCAGCCATAGATTCCATTAAAGCTTCACATTCTGAAAGTAACAGAAATTAATCAGACTCATCTACAGTATATGATAGTATCGAGCAGTATTCATACAATTTTGGGAAATTTGCCAATTACTAATTTCTGTTTCTCACCTTCAGGTTCCAGTTATTACGATGGGAGGAAGAAAGCATTCTTCTGATTCTTCTAATTTTTTCTTTAGTGTCTCTAATCTAAAATGGACAAACACATGGATTATGACAAATACAAGCTCTCCTGAGGCAAATACTTTACATGTGGATAAAATTCATCCGAAGCTTACTTTTTTATTCAGGGCTGAAATTTTCACATGACTCTCATCCTTTTGTTGAGCAAACTGCTCCAAAAGTTGCTTGTTGGTCACTAAGAAATCAAAatagaaaggaagaaagagactACATGAGATTATAGCACAAGATAATCTGGCCCTAAGATCTACATAAAAGATGTCAGAGAAGGAAATAGATGGTAGTTAATCaaacaatgtaataaaataaataaactcaccTTGATTGGTCCTGCTTTTAAGctggaaaaggaaaatataatAGAATAGAGGTATCAGAATAAGATATTTTGCTTAATTAAACTTTTCAAAAGTCAAGCAGGCAGAGTATCTTGGTCAATAGAAGGTACAGTCTTTATACAATACAATGTGTGTTGAAAACTGTGAGTCACTTAGCACTgataataatgaaagaaatgctTATTCTTTTTCTCATGAGCACATCCAAAGCCGGTGTCATGGACATGACCATCTTTGCTGTCTGATGGAACACAGAGCCTGGCTGCCATTTCTGTGGCAGGATGTTGATGATCAGAACAGAAACAATCAGGGttgaaggtcaaaggtcactggagTTGTTCATTTGCTGATGTTTCTGATCACATGCAGTCCCATCTTATGTGAGAATTCCTGAACACACAACAGTAAATAGCACATTGTAAAAAGTAAAGTAGTTACCGTTTCTGAATATGCTCGAATGTGCAGCTCAGCTTGAAGGAGTATGCTGGTGATGAACTTCAGTGAGGAGACACTGTCCTTCatctcattgtttttattgaatgagGCTCTCCTGAATCCAAAGAATATGAGGATCATTTTAGGGATTTCAACATAACCGCATGACAGATGTTCTCCTCACCACTGAAGAATGACCATCTTAACAGCAGTAGCAGGAAGCAGGTACCGTTGATGGGCGATCTGATGCAAGACAGATATCCAGCAACGGGCCACCatgattttgtgtttctatAGAAGTAACGCAGTGCTTTTCCTGGTGCTTTTAGCAGAATCCATttcctgaagaaaaaaagatacttATGAATGAATGATGGCAGGTTGGTAAATATACATAATTGAACTCATTCAGTAATTCAGAAGCAGGTCCAGCCTCCAGGATTGGGGTCTCCACCCATTTGTCTGAACAAAATGGGTGGAGACCCAACCGAGGCAGATGCTTCGAATTACTGATGaagttcaattattttttaactgtagTCATTCATGAGCTCATGAATATATTTGACTATTCATGAGCTAAAGACTGTCCCTGGTaacttaattaaacattttccaatACTTGATTTTAAATAGACGAAAGATGAACACAATCTGTATATAAAAAAGCACTCATGAACTAACGGCTGGATTCTGGAAACGCGTTTAAATATAAAACGGCGCAGAACTTCTGTTCATTCGAATTCGGAATTATGACCCAATGCAGTTTATGAGTTGTCAAAAGCGTCAAAGAGGGATCTACAAGTTGCTGAGATTGCCTACTTGACTTCATACATGAatacttgtttgtttttaaaaaataaaatataacattttatcgTAATTCAGATTCGAAAAGCAGGTTAGGCTACGCAACGAGAAACACGGCCGACCTGCCTGTAGCCAGGTCTACGAATGTTTCATTGCCCATTATGAAAATCAGAGgacatttctgtatttaaaaaaatgaattcaattttttttttaattttatggttCTGTTAACAGAGATACAGTCACATAAACCCTTTACTAAAACAGGAACCGGGTctaaactatatatatatacagacccAGTCTGAATCCTTAGGAATCCAGCGAGTGAGGTCACAGGAAGAAGATAAAACACCCGGGGGAACAAATACGGGGACCAAATCTCGGgtcataatgaataaaaaataaaaattaaaaaataaatgaataggtGGCAATTCAGTAAGAAGGCATAGATGCTCATTTATAACTAATAAGTGTAATGTTACCCTACAAAACAACTGTTACACTGTGATAAATGCAAGTACCATTAGACAGATAACTTATCTTTTCACAGCTGAACCTGTAACATTATTCTAAaggaaatataaagaaaaaaagtaggTTAGGGGAGCCATGGTGGAATCTGTGGGACTGAGTCTTCAGTAtacagtggaagatgggcagggtttctgctgtcctgactgcagtgggaagatgggtagggtttctgctgtcctgactcaGTGGGAAGATGGCAGGGTTCTGCAGTCCTGACAGCAGTcagaagctcattccaccaccaggggTCAGAACAGACTGGAGATGTGACTGGGAAGATAGAGTATGAGAGGAGATAACAGAAACAAGGGACTtggtaaagagagagaagaggagaggaagcagaaagagagatggggagaggggtATTGAGTTGGGAATGGGGGAGGGTTGTCTGGGAAGAGGATTGActaatgtgtttgaagactccATCTTGAACGATTTGTAAATATCGGCAACCTTCCTATAAAAGAAGCAGCAACGTTGGGATACATATGGCCCCCCCGCCCAGCGAGAAAGATGAGGGAGGTAAAGAAGAGCCCAAGGATCacagtttgaattttttttttttttgagatccCCAAGTCTCATATTCAACCATACAATCACACCGTCATACCAACAGGCTCTTTGGAAATGCTGCACAAACAAAGGCCTTAGTGAGAGCAATTGTGTAAATCAATTGTCTGGTTTGACCAAAATTGAGCCTTTTggtcatgaacagaaacttggcaGAGTAAGAGTCAACTGCATCTGAAATCATACTGTAACCACACTATTTCTGCAACTTTTAAAGTCTTAGATAACCCTAAAGTTTTTAATGTAACTCTGTTTGAATGCTAAATGATGTACGGAatattatttacagaaatattattcACAAATTGATTATGTTGGCTGAGGTGTAATTTGCAATAGAAATTTGCATCACTCTAGCATGCCCAGCTGAACTACGCTGACCTGAAGAAAGCTGTGAAAGTTACACATTTAACTGTGACACTGAGAAGCTCTCAGAGTGGCTGCCATCTCCTCTGAAATCGCAGAGTATCCTAACCCAGACACAGCTGCAGGAAGCTGCAACGGTTACCATGTGCGTCTGCATTTTAGTGCcatgctcctctctcctctgctcgaGATATAGACAGAGCAGCAGGTTGGAGACGCTCACGTGGTTTCTGTACTCTGATCACATGCTCATGAAGAGAAGCTAATGAGCCGCAGCGCCCGCTATATTggtactttaatttttttttctagaggAGGTAATCAGAGAAGTATGACATGCCTGTGTATTTTATAACCGTTCTGCAGCTTTCCCCCTGTGTGTGGCAGGAAAATaacagtgtgtgcatatgccaGAGCACATGTGTGATGCAGCACTTTCTTCCTCTGGAGAAATGTGGAAGtccgtatgtttgtgtttatagtcAGGTAAACAGCTAGGTGTCCATTCCATGTCAGGGAGCTTATAAAAAACAAAGGTTATCTCAATAAGTTATTATTTAAGTGCGTTATATCAACGTTTATTGTGctgtatacattttattgattcctattagaaatgtttcataaCATGCATTAATGACTGCAGCACCGTTTCAATCCTGAGGTCTCCTGTACACGAGCATTATACATCAGCCCTGAGCCAGGAGTGATCACTGTCCATTGAGCACCACGCGTCAACAGAACCTTAGGGCACTTTAAAACTATATGATCCTTATGTAGGCATTTGAACGGATACTGCTTTAAAGCAACATCGGTTCAGAAAGGACTGCAAATGTGATGAACTTCCAAAGACACTGCTATTATGTTAGCATGAGCGATAGCACAGTATAATGAGtagaactggtcttgtaacccaaaggtcacaggtttgattcctgtgtaggacacagccgttgtacccttgagcaaggtacctagcctgcattgtttcagtataggtccagctgtataaatggatccaaTGTagttgcaatgtaaaagttgtgtaagtcgctctggatcaCAGTGTCTACTAAATGCCGGTAATTTAAGTCACTTGAGGTCTACTTCCTCAAATATGCTTGCCAAGCCAACAGCCTATCCCTTCATTGCCCTGGCCAATTAATGCTCAACAATTATTTaagatcaaattaaattcagctattctcattttttatttatgatggcctatttatttttcatatgtaatTACTCATAGTTATCATCGAAAACTCCatcatgcaaagacagaaataccgcaactaataacatttttaatgacctgtaatgtaatgtaatgataatggTAATACGCTATTACAAGcaatatcaaaatgacaatGTAGTCAAAATAATGTGGTGGAATCAGCATAATATAGCATCAAAGAGCAAATGCCAGCTTTAGGCgacttatttattaatatttgtcaCAATTCATCACCATGAGGAATGAAGACAAGAACATTATGACTGGTAACATTGTTATTACAGTAGTAGTATTACagtaattatataaaaataatataaaacaatcgAGCCTCAGCATTCCTGTCCACATTCGAGACCTGCACCTTTCCTTGTTTCGGATTTCTACTTTCATACTTGATTAACATTTAAAGTAAGGAACAATAAAAGAACACACTTTAAAgtccatttaatttaaaactaatacaagcagacacatgaaatgcatgttgaaCATGTTGCAGAGTCTCAGCTGTTTAGGCTGTATGTAAGCTTGCGGCAACTTTACTACATAATATATAAAGTTCAGCATAGGACCTGAAACAAACATACAGCAATCAAAGCAGACTAACTTAGACAAAGATCACAAGTGCAGCTCTGGTGAATCAGAACCTCAGATATATTATACAGATCCTGCACTCTAAAGGCACGACTGCTTCATTCCCAAAACTCACTGAGTGTCCCCATAACTGCACCCCCAATCTGGATTTCCCCTCCTGCAAGCTGAGAAacatcacattgaaaaataatcctGAGCTCTCAAACGTTCTTCATTTGACATGAGCACACTGATCCAGCTTCTGTATGAAGGTTTTATTAGTCAActtccacattctcttcagtgtATTTGACAGCTGCTTCATTAGACGACCCTGCACATCAATAAACACGTATAAAcacaacagagggagagaactggGAGTGAGAATTAACAGTGTTGCAGCCTGAAAtctgaaacacacatttttagatGTGTTCCCCTGTAAAATGACATCACCTGGTTTCCTgcaccatttcacacacagtataatgGAGGCCAGCAGCAGAAGAGCAGCTCCCAGACCGAATACCAGTCTATGTCTACCTGTGGAGAGACACAGATGAGGGATATGTGGAGGATATAAACCTGTGCATGTACAAGAATATGGCATGACAGGGTGGTAATCGGAACCCATGGAGTGGTTAGTATCTCTTATAATATGGCTACAACTAAAATGCAtggagaaatttaaaaaagtatttttaaagacatttcaTTAATTACGGTTAATTATGGTTTCTTTGGTAATGATAAACcagtgtttctcttttcttatgTATGCAGAGTAGTCTCACTATCAGCCATCATAAATattagaaaagagaaaagacattaacaatgaaaaacaaagttcaCAACTATTGTCATGATGCATTTAGCAACTGGCATAGTGGGATAACAGGCAGCTGTATCATATTCTAATCCACATAACTACGATACGTTAATATCTCCAAGCTTAATAAATGCTGCACCCCTgatcacaaaaatgtgaaatgcgTTGAAATGGAGatattttctggataaaaaaacactttctatccacacatttaaatttagcgattgattttttattaataacgtGGAGTTAGAAATcctgaaataaaaggaaacttAAGTCAACAAATTGAAAGTTTTCGTGTAGCAATTTAGAACCATAATGAAGCAAAATTATCCACATTGCCATGCctatatacaaacacaaataaaacgaTTGGTTGACATGGCTGTCAGCCAATCggaattaaatatttgtccAAGCCATAGTATAAAATGTTATACTGTTTGTTGCACCTATGTATGGTAAGTGAATGGAaagcaatgtaaatattttaaggaTAAAGTTTTATATATCATTTGAAAGCCtacctgagactcacctgcaacagtcagagtgatggagtcgctgcgctgtgatgtcacatttctcccctccagcctcccctcacaccagtactgcccctggtgagacccagcagccccagtgaTGTTTACACTGTACTCTTTAGAGAGAGATGTGGCCGCCTGGTTATGGTCTCTGTACCAGAAATGTGTCCAGTTGCTGTAGgagtccacctcacacctcagggtgacggtctctccattgtacagtaggcgccattttggctctacagtCAGAGTGGGTTtaggcagggctgtggaaaggagacagactgggtcacagtttcttctgtcagaatgtacatgtgactgaggaggaaagggttatgcctaaaatgtaatgaaaaagaaCCTGGCAGAAAGGTACATTGTTTTTGAATGAATAGACAGGcctgcacaaaaaaattaattattatatttgaaGCATTTAACCAAAAGCAAATTATGTATGCGAAATAATTTACtgaattttttaatgtttgcattatttgaatATCATTGAAATTAGGACAATTATACAAAGCCTCCAGCACTGCTGCATTCAGGAGAATGCCAATGACATGTCTGAACAAATTTAAAGAGTTTTTTCTTCCTAATATAGTTAACATAAATATTtgagtatttatatttttgttttcaaaaatgaatggagcccaatgGGGAAACTTGCTTTTTGAGCGTAAATAGATATCAGCAGGGGCGACATTTCATCTGGTGCTGAGGTTGACAACCAAAAGCTGGCCCTTTTTGTGAGCTGCATCTCTGATTAATATAATTTCCTGTGTTTCAGTAAACAATTTCCTCTCCTGCCTCTTTATCTCCCTGTTTAATACCATCTCACAACAAGGGTGTGGCATCTGCAAGTCAACATATAAAGCATGGACACATGGTAAagagttttagttttttgttcaaCCAAAATTATAATGAGCAAGATACACaatctaagcgactttgaccATGGTATGATAGCTGGTTCCAGACGTGGTGGTTCAAGCATCCCCAAAACAGCTTTGCTCCTGGGATTTTTATGCAGTACAGTCTCTAGATTTCATGGGGAGTGGTGCAATAAACTCCTGTGAATGGCAGTTCTTTGGGGGCAAACACCTTGCCAATAAGAGAGGCCAGAACAGAATGGACAGCCTCGTTCAAGCTAGCAGAAAGgccacacatgctcatataacagctgtttacaaaaGTACTGTGTAGAATGGCATCTCTGAATACCCAACCCAAGACTATCAATTGAAACATGGGACTGTAAGAATTTGGCAAAACAGGATGAATCTATCCTGCTTCGTCTCTGCAGTAAAGGCtggtaatggtgtggggaatgtttttgtGACACCCCTTAGcccccttaataccaactgagcatcatttgagTGACAGAACATACTTAAGCATTGTAGCTGACCATATGCATCCCTGTAAGGCCACAGTCTCTTTTTTCAAGTGGATACTTCCAACAGGTAATGCATCATGTCACAAACATGGCGGTGACTTCATTTTACTCCAatgacctgcacagtccccagatctgaatccaatagaGCATGTGACATATACAAATTGAAAGCGTACCTGAGACTCACCTACAGTCAGAGTGATGGAGTcgctgcgctgtgatgtcacttttctccctccagcctcccctcacaccagtactgcccctggtcagaccagcagcaccagggatggtgagtctgttaccagttacactgtgaccagcagtcTGAGACACAGCCATCTGGGCCTGGTCTTTGTACCAGAAATATGTCCAGTTGCTGTAGgagtccacctcacacctcagggtgaaggtctctccattgtacagtgggcaccattttggctctacagtCAGAGTGGGTTtaggcagggctgtggaaaggagacagactgggtcacagtttTGATTGAGGAGGAAACAgttgtgtataaaatgcaagGGAAAAAGAATCATGTCAGAAAGATTAATTATCTTTGAATCAATATGTGGTCCTGcgcaatatttcataaaatataaatatttgtagcataacttcaaaagtaaattagatatgtgaaatcattcacagaatatttttattctctatagTGTGAGCATAAGTTGAATATCATTGAAATTAGGATAATTATACAAAGCCTCTAGCACTACTGAGTTCATTAGAATCCCAACAACATGTATGAAATTTACAGAGAgggtgcaataaacaaaaaatccagtgagtggcagttctgtgggtgaaaataCCTTATTAATGAGAGCGTCGAGTAaaatgggcagactcattcaagctagCAGAAAGGCCGGTTAAATAACAGCTATTTACAACAGTGCTGCGCAGAAGGACATCTCTGAATCACAacccaaaataaacaattgaagAATGGATAAATGTCTGGTCTGAcgaatctcaatttctgctacGACACATACGTAGATGGTAGGGTCGAATTTGACAAAACAGGATGAATCCATACTGCATAAAAATCACATCCTGCTTTGTATCAGCAGTAACGCTGTTAGCggtagtgtaatggtgtgtttttgtgacacacattaagccccttaataccaactgacATCAGTTGAGTGCCAGAACATACTTAAGCATTGTAGCAGACCATTGCATCCCTTTAGGACCACAGTCTACTTTTTCAAGTTgatacttccagcaggtaaTTGCCTTTTCACAAAGCACACGTCACCTCTAGCTGGTTCCCAAACAAGACGGCGACTTCATTTTACTCCAatgacctgcacagtccccagatatctgaatccaatagagcatgtgacatatccaaattgaaagctacctgagactcacctgcaagagtgatggagtcgctgcgctgtgatgtcactttctcccctccagcctcccctcacaccagtactgcccctggtcagaCCCAGCTGCACCAGGGATGTTGAGTCTGTTACCAGTTacactgtgaccagcagtcTGAGACAAAGCCATCTGGGCCTGGTCTTTGTACCAGGAATATATCCAGTTGCTGTAGGGgtccacctcacacctcagggtgacgttctctccattgtacagtgggTGCCATTTTGGCTGTACCGTCAGAGTGGCTTTAGGCAGTGCTgtagaaacagacagactgggTCTCAGTTCTGTTGTCATGCCAGTATTTTTATGACtatggaaaaaacaaatcaccctaaatgaacaaaaaccaggGTAGCTGCATTCCTATTTTCAATGATAGTAAGAGAAGATATtcaaaaatcagaaatgaaaaagctCTAATACTGATCGTAATGGTAAGAATTAAACTAGGGAACAGGACCCCAGAATCATCACAGCAGTTGGacccagtgcattatgggaatgtACCAATTTTGCACACTGACTAATGCCTGTCAACACTCACCTGATAcctgtatgtgggtggggtaaCTATACTCTGTGTACCAGACTGGGTCTTTTTACCAGTAATATTCCCAGCCAGCTGATGTCACTGTAACCTTTCAAGAAAGACTGTCATGTTCTCTTGCATATAACTGCCTGTGTGGAGAGACAGTCAGGACAGGCGGGGTTTCTCtataacagagagaacagactgaATCTCTCCCCCAGGTTCCTAATAATGGCAATCAATCACACAGTGCAATCTGGCTTTAATCTGTGATACAGTAGAACATGGTTTGCTTATCCATGTACTGGGAAAGCATGTGACTCTCAGAATGGGTGTGGGCGAGGCTGTGAAGACGGACAGACTGTCACAGCTCTAActgctcattacattacattacattacaggcattagcagatgctcctacccagagcgatttacacaacttttacatacaaCTTTGCTAGTGGAGTGTAGACATGactacaaagggacaggcatgCTCTGATTGGGGTTGAAACAAAGAGCTAAAGCAGTAGGTTCTCTCATTGTCGTAACAGATAGAAAAGACTACATTCCATGGATTTAAACATACAGAAGCTCAAatattaacaatacaaacagtGTGACAGTCAAACTCAACTCAGTTGGTGGTATACCCACCCCATTTAAGTGAAAATAAGTTATTTATATTTGCCTGTAATAAATGAACTGATACGGGAAGCATAATGTGCACTGGGGAagattgaataaatgtgttaaatatggTCTCTCTGTGGGATGAGTGAGACCACCAGTGATCAGCTGCTGACCAGTTTTGACTCACCTGACACGTTCAGTCTAACAGGATCACTGCTGGATTCAGCATAACACCTATATACACCACTGTGGGCTTCAGTAACAGGTGCGATGGTGTAGTAGTTTTCTTGGGATGTGTGCTTTGTCACAAGACTATTTGATTCATATCTGGACCATGTGAATCCAAAATGTTTGAATGGCTGTCCCAAACACCTGAGAGTGACGGTCTCTCCAGTGAAGAACAGGGGCCAGTTAGGCTGCAGAGTCAGTACATCCTTTGGGCTCCCTGTACAAACAGTGCATGCACTACGTCAGTACATGTGTTTAAATACTCATGACATGTTTATAGTGTCCTGATTAATGCCTCAGCTTCATTAGTTTAGAACAGTAAAGAACTGATTCGGTTTGTGATCTCTGTATCACCCCCTACTGTAGGACATGCCTCGAGTCTCACAGAATAATATTTCTACATCACCGTCCACATATGCAGTCAAATTAATCACATCATAATGCTGTTAGGCAGTCTTATTGTGAAGCATGACATTCTGTTATCGATCATAAGTTTCACTAAACTGTCTGAATAAGGTTTATCTCTGATAAATTATCAGGTaacagaaggtggggtttgttttaaaatctagtAACACTCACCCAGTCTTGTCATTAGGCTcagcactgtttttaaaaaataaataaataaaaataaaaaaagacaggaatCATTGACATCATCGAAATGGCCAAAGAAATGCAGTAAgtgcaagaaaaatacaaaaccataaatgttctaaataaaGCCTAAACACATCCCCTGTCACGGTGAGGTGgagggttaggacccaaatgcggaggggaaaaactcaaactccaaaaaagggtaagaacaaaagactttactaaacaaaaagggaacaaagggaacaaaaagccttgcagggcaactcttcaaaataaaggaaaacttcagaaacatcaaacaaagaaaatccaaaaatccataAAGCACGAGGAAACAGAACagggcaggaacacacagggcagggaaCAGGATCAGAAACACAACCGAACAAACTAACTAACAACGAGCAAGGATCCAGCACTGAGTTCAGGAGACGGGAAACTTAAATAGGCAGacacagacgagacacaggagggcacaatgaacactCAGGCcacagggagggaagggaaaacgagacaccCAGCAAACAATAAtggataattgaaaacaataatacaattaaacaggacacaaaacagaagtgccgccatctggcggcccaacaaggaaacacagacaggaaaacacagaaccatgacatccACATCATTGCTGTTTGATTTCAAGATGTCATCCATGCAGTACTTTGGAAGTTCAGGTCCACCAGTCAGTGTTTGAGTTCGGCAATGATCGGTTTGAATGGAGCGTATATCAGTTTGTGTGAACATATTTGAAGCCTTTACATGTTCTGTGCAAAAATACACTGAATGTTCTGGTTAAAAAGCCAGTTACATATTACCACTGACATGTTATTAAGTACAATTGTTTTACCATTTATCATgtgatttctttgttttattattttatttgtagcacAATATGCTACATTGGTACcttttacaattatttatatttttcattttactgctAGAGTGTATTGATGCACACCAACCTTTATATTATAATTGCAAATTGCtgcttgtacatattttttgtaattttcccACTTTCCCACCTGCCAAGGGACAACTAGGGACAAGCTAATTCTGGGGCAGTTACTAACTGTCCAATGTCTCTTTCAAATAACAatacataaaattgtatttcttctttcacagaaaatgttagTGATCATTCAAGGTATGTTATCTACCGAAGCAAAAGCATACTTCTTCActcatacttttctttttttcccataacGCAGGTCATTCCAATGCAGCCCAAATGCTAAAGAGCATTTTAGTATTAGTGAGGTAAAATCCTACTTACTTATTTAAGCATAACTTcacaaatgtgttgtttttatttttcaatcaaaTGCTAATTTCACCACAAAATCATACTTGTCTGTTAAAAacctttacattaaaaaactgattCGGTAGTACTCACAGATCAATGTGACCCCTCTGTTTGCCTGCATGATTCAAGAGGAAGTTTAGTGCTTCAACTTCAGTGATCAAAAGAGCGATAAAAAGAAACCCTggctattgggatggcaggtatgccatcccgccaagttacgccatggcgggggcatgccccatacctatacagcaccgagagtttgacttgaaagaactgaggaaatattgggtagcattgctttgaaatacatcttatgtaattacggtgaggcaagatagcctatattgtttgtagtatcgtaacttggcgtcatttgaTATCAATACCTTTGAGTAacttttttgtacgttgaaaacgtgttttttatgagatatactgtacagcacCTCTAATGCATTCTTTCTTATCTGCT
The nucleotide sequence above comes from Anguilla rostrata isolate EN2019 chromosome 7, ASM1855537v3, whole genome shotgun sequence. Encoded proteins:
- the LOC135259578 gene encoding low affinity immunoglobulin gamma Fc region receptor III-A-like codes for the protein MQANRGVTLILLSLMTRLGSPKDVLTLQPNWPLFFTGETVTLRCLGQPFKHFGFTWSRYESNSLVTKHTSQENYYTIAPVTEAHSGVYRCYAESSSDPVRLNVSALPKPTLTVEPKWCPLYNGETFTLRCEVDSYSNWTYFWYKDQAQMAVSQTAGHSVTGNRLTIPGAAGLTRGSTGVRGGWREKSDITAQRLHHSDCSPA